The DNA sequence GGGCGCAGCGATCACGGGATCCACCTTCTATACAGGTCCCGGCTTTCCTGCGGGCTACACCAACAACCTCTTCTTCCTCGACCACGTCCGAGGGAGGATGGGCCGCATGGTCCTGGACGCCCAGGGCAACGTGGTGAGCGTCAACGAGACCTGGGGCCTCACCAACAGCCAGGGCTGGGGCCCTGGACCCGTCGATCTCTGTCAGGGTCCCGACGGCGCCCTGTATTACTCGCAGTTCACACCGGCCTCGGTGCGCCGCGTCGCGTACACGAGCACGGTCGGGGTCGGCGGACCGCCGGAGCCCATGGGAATCGCCCTCACGGCCGCGCCCAATCCCTTCTCCACCACGACCCGCATCCAGCTCCGGATCACCGAGCCGGGGCCGGTCCACGTCCAGCTCTACGACATCGGCGGCCGGCGGATTCGCGTGCTGGTGGACGGCCCGCTCCAGGCCGGAGAGCACAGCTTCGAATGGGACGGACGTGACGAGTCGGGGAACACGATGCCGGCGGGCGTCTACCTCGCCCGCATGGATACGGAGCAGGAGATGCTGACCGCGCGGATCCTACTGACCCGCTGAGACGGGCTTCGAGCTCTCGAGCAGCTCCGCGAGATACGGCTTCCAGAACACCGCCCAGGTGTGGGTGCCGTGTCCGCGCGTCCGATCGCTCGCGGGAACGAGCACGAAGCGCCCGCGGCGCACTCGCTTGATCTCGCGCTCCGCGATGCCGAGCTCGGGCGGGTTGATGAAGTCGTCCGCCGAGTTCACGAACATGACCGGCGCCTTGATGGCCTCGAGCCTGGGCGCGGGATCGTAGTGGCGGGAGGCCTCGACCTGGTAGATGAGGTCGTTGGCGTCCGTGGTCTTCATGCGATTCTCGGTCTGGGCCGCCAGATAGCGATCCACCGAATCGCGCGCGGCCAGCGTCTTCTGCTGGTACGCCGGCGCGCTGCCCGCGATCAGGAGCAGGTCGATGGCGGTGCGCAGCCCCGCCTTCGGCGGCGAGGTGTACTCGCCTCCTTTCCACTCCGGATCCTCGCGGATCGCCTCGACCAGCATGCGGCGCCACAGGCGATTGCGTCCCACGATCCCGACCGGCAGGCAGGCGAGCGGCATGAGCGCGTCCATGAAGTCGGGATGAGACTCGCCCCACACCCAGGTGTGCATCCCTCCCATCGAGGTGCCCATCACGAGCCGCAGATGGCGAACGCCGAGGTGCTCGGTGAGGAGCCGGCGCTGCGCTTCGACCATGTCGTCGTAGTCGTAGCGAGGAAAGCGCATGCGGAGGCCGTCGCTCGGCTTGCTCGAGCGGCCGTGCCCGATGCCGTCGGGCAGGATGACGTACCACCGGGTGGTATCGAGGGGCGCGCCGGCGCCGTACAGCTCGTCGGCGAACGATCGCGACAAGAACTGCCGCCCGCTCCCGCCGGTGCCGTGAAGGACGAGGATGCCGTTGGTGACGTTGCCATTGGCATCGCGCCGTGGCGAGCCAATGGTGAGGTAGTGAAGGCGCAGCTCGGGCAGCTTCTCCCCGGAGCGAAAGACGAAGTTGCGAACCACGTAGTCGCCTTCGGCGGCAAGGACCGGCGCCGCCCACGCGTGGCCGATGACGGCCGCCCAGACGATCCAGGAGCAGATCTTCGTCGCCATTCTCACGCGCGCATTCTAGCAGCCGCTTCGTCTCGATCCGCTAGACTGCGTCGATGACTCCCTCGGACCCTGCCGACGCCATCGCTCCGCTCGTCCCGCTCATGCGGCCCGATGCCGCACGCTTCAGCTTTCCCGAGAACTTCATGTGGGGCTCCAGCACCTCGGCGCACCAGGTCGAAGGCGGCAACGACAACGACTGGACCGCATGGGAGGAGCAGGGAAAGGTCGCGGTCCGCACCGGGATCGCGTGCGACCACTACCGGCGCTTCCAGAGCGACTTCGACCTGGCGCGGGACATCGCGCACAACGCTCACCGCTTCTCGCTCGAGTGGAGCCGCATCGAGCCCGAGGAAGGCCGCTTCTCGGACGAGGCGCTGCAGCACTACCGCGAAAGGCTCCTGGCGCTCCACGCGCGCGGCCTCGAGCCGGTGGTCACCATCCACCACTACACGTTTCCGCGCTGGCTGGCTGCCAAGGGCGGCTGGGAGTGCGGCGAGATCGAGCGGCTCTATGAGCGTTACGTGGAGCGCGTCGTCGACGCCTATGGCGACCTGGTCCGCTGGTGGATCACCCTCAACGAGCCGGTGGTGCAGGCCTTCAAAGGCTGGATCGTCGGCCAGTGGCCCCCCGGGCGGGTGAGCGATTACCCGCGCGGGCTCCAGGCGGTGCGACGGATGCTGCGGTCGCACGTTCTGGCGTATCGGGCGATCCACCACCGCCGGCCCGCCGCCATGGTGAGCGTCGCTCAGCACTGCCTCGCGCTGACGCCGAACCATCCGCACAATCCCTTCGACTGGATCTCGACCCGGACGCGCGGCTTCCTCTTCAACCACCTGTTCCTCGACGCGCTGCAATCGGGCCGTCTGGCGATCCCGGGCGAGTTCTTCGAGCGCCTGCCCTTCGGCAGCACGCTCGACTTCATCGGCATCAACTACTACACGCGCGATTTCGTGCGGAATACCGGCTTCGACTGGCCGGGATTGGTCGGACGTTCCGGGACGCTCGAGAACGAGCGGCGCATCGGCAAGCGCAACGACCTGGGCTGGGAGGTCTTTCCGGAAGGGCTCGGGCACTTCCTGCGCAGCTTCCATCGTTACCGTCTGCCCATCCTCATCACCGAGAACGGCACGCCCGCGGTCGACGAGGACGATCGCTGGGGCTTCATCTATCTGCATCTGTGGCAGGTGATGCGCGCCATGGCCAGGGGCATTCCGGTGATCGGCTATCTCTACTGGTCGCTGCTCGACAACTACGAATGGACCGACGGCTACACCGCTCGCTTCGGCCTGGTTGGCGTGAACTTCCAGACCCAGGCCCGGATCGTGCGGCCGAGCGCGCGCTGGCTGGCGGACGTGATCCGCAAGCGCTCCCTTTGACACCCACCGCCGACTGGCTTCGAGGAGACTCCTTTGAACGAGACGCAGCAGTTCCTGCGGCACGCGACCGCCACTCTCGCCTATCGCGGCGCCAAGACGCTGCGCGGCGCGCCCCCCGAGTTCGCGCACTTCAAGGCGGGGCCCACCACGAGGACGCCGCTCGAGCTGCTGGCTCACATCGGGGACTTGCTCGAGGTCTCGGCGGCGCGCCTGCGCGGTCCCGCGCAGTGGGACCCCAAGCCGCCCGACACCTGGGAGAAGCAGGTGGCGCGCTTCCATCGAGCACTCGCCGCGATCGACCAGGCGCTGGCTTCGGACGTGACGAGCGACGTGGACCTCCAGCGCTGGTACCAGGGGCCATTCGCCGACGCGCTCACCCACGTCGGCCAGCTCGCCATGCTGCGCCGGCTTTCAGGGCATCCGATGAAGGGCGAGGCGTACTTCTACGCCCCGATCGAGGCCGGTCGCGTGGGAGCGGAACAGAGGGCGACCGATCCGAAATACGAGTTCGACTGAGGTCCACGAGCCCGCGGGTCTTGAGCGCCGAG is a window from the Candidatus Eisenbacteria bacterium genome containing:
- a CDS encoding glycoside hydrolase family 1 protein, yielding MTPSDPADAIAPLVPLMRPDAARFSFPENFMWGSSTSAHQVEGGNDNDWTAWEEQGKVAVRTGIACDHYRRFQSDFDLARDIAHNAHRFSLEWSRIEPEEGRFSDEALQHYRERLLALHARGLEPVVTIHHYTFPRWLAAKGGWECGEIERLYERYVERVVDAYGDLVRWWITLNEPVVQAFKGWIVGQWPPGRVSDYPRGLQAVRRMLRSHVLAYRAIHHRRPAAMVSVAQHCLALTPNHPHNPFDWISTRTRGFLFNHLFLDALQSGRLAIPGEFFERLPFGSTLDFIGINYYTRDFVRNTGFDWPGLVGRSGTLENERRIGKRNDLGWEVFPEGLGHFLRSFHRYRLPILITENGTPAVDEDDRWGFIYLHLWQVMRAMARGIPVIGYLYWSLLDNYEWTDGYTARFGLVGVNFQTQARIVRPSARWLADVIRKRSL
- a CDS encoding PQQ-dependent sugar dehydrogenase; protein product: CGNGYHVAGGLRASPDGYLYATDGENGLATDYPQQLGRLEGKMIRINLDGTIPASNPFVGTPGARTEIYHRGLRNPFRFAIHPLTYRPFINDVGSNGLMKSREEINTGAPGSNFGWPTYEGFDGGSPPPAGFTNPLYAYVTNADGGAAITGSTFYTGPGFPAGYTNNLFFLDHVRGRMGRMVLDAQGNVVSVNETWGLTNSQGWGPGPVDLCQGPDGALYYSQFTPASVRRVAYTSTVGVGGPPEPMGIALTAAPNPFSTTTRIQLRITEPGPVHVQLYDIGGRRIRVLVDGPLQAGEHSFEWDGRDESGNTMPAGVYLARMDTEQEMLTARILLTR
- a CDS encoding alpha/beta fold hydrolase; this translates as MATKICSWIVWAAVIGHAWAAPVLAAEGDYVVRNFVFRSGEKLPELRLHYLTIGSPRRDANGNVTNGILVLHGTGGSGRQFLSRSFADELYGAGAPLDTTRWYVILPDGIGHGRSSKPSDGLRMRFPRYDYDDMVEAQRRLLTEHLGVRHLRLVMGTSMGGMHTWVWGESHPDFMDALMPLACLPVGIVGRNRLWRRMLVEAIREDPEWKGGEYTSPPKAGLRTAIDLLLIAGSAPAYQQKTLAARDSVDRYLAAQTENRMKTTDANDLIYQVEASRHYDPAPRLEAIKAPVMFVNSADDFINPPELGIAEREIKRVRRGRFVLVPASDRTRGHGTHTWAVFWKPYLAELLESSKPVSAGQ
- a CDS encoding DinB family protein yields the protein MNETQQFLRHATATLAYRGAKTLRGAPPEFAHFKAGPTTRTPLELLAHIGDLLEVSAARLRGPAQWDPKPPDTWEKQVARFHRALAAIDQALASDVTSDVDLQRWYQGPFADALTHVGQLAMLRRLSGHPMKGEAYFYAPIEAGRVGAEQRATDPKYEFD